In Ornithodoros turicata isolate Travis chromosome 1, ASM3712646v1, whole genome shotgun sequence, the DNA window ATCGTGGTTCACTATGCTGCGGAAAAGATTCATTGTaaatttgtttttatttatttattaacaTTTGAATGAAGGGGACTCGAACAAACAGTGAAGGCGCCTTCGCTTGGCAACGCCCTCTGCTAAATGGAACTAAATGAAGCGTTCCTGCAAATGACTTTCACTATACTTAGGTGAGGATGATTAAGACTAGCATTTTGTTTTTACTTCTGAAAGGCGGGCAGGCAAAATTATCCAGGGAAGGGGTGCGGCAGTATTTTTATATAGTAGGGCAGGGAAAAAATCGTAActttttccattttcgttactgaaATATTTCGATGTTATGTGTTCCGTTTCTTATTCTAGCCTTTCAGTTCCGGATCAATTCCGTTTCTGTTCCCGGTATATGCTGTTTTCGGTAATATGCTGTTTCTGCATCatttaccattaccgttaccgtgaggcgcggacaaaagctcacccgTTCAGCGTCGAagccggacaaaagctcaccacaTTTGCAACGGCGTTTTCTCCTCGTGTGATATATATTTTGCAATTGTATTATGGATGATTAATAACATAAATTGATAAACTACTCTTCAATTGAGGTTTTCCTGGAAAAACTGAAACAGCAGAACTATGTATTAcgtttattattttattttttatctttttttacgCTTCAGAGGCGGATGCAGCTTCCCACCGCTTCCAGGTGCCTCAGGAGATCTCCATGGTTTAAATAGTCCTGGCAAAGGTGCTTGAGTCTCCCTTGCAGGCGGACGGTCTCTCGCTTCACCCTCTTTGCTGGAGAATTTCCGATAGTTGCTTGGAGCAGTGTTGTGTCGGCAACAGCCTGATCGTCTTGTAGGCATTCAATTAACTTCCAAATGCTTGGGTGAGATTGTCCGACTATCTTTGCGAAGCCGTTGTTCCAAGCTTCGCAGGCATTGTTTGTTCGGTCTCCATCTTGAAGTGTTGCATCCAGCACGTTCCACACAGGCGGTGGAAAATCTGGACGCCTGCGACGCATTCTTGTTAGGAGGCTGCCGCTTCCCGCCGTGAGAGATCGGAAGGTCCCGTCGACGTATGTGGCGTCAAAGTAGTCCAGAAGATCCACCATGTCTTCGGCTGCAATGCGACGTAAGAGCTCGAGGCCTTCTGGGACAATAGAGCAGGGCACAAAGGCCAAGGCATTCAGTATATAcgaggaaaagtcagccagtgTGATACTTCTGCTCCTGTGGGGGacaagtgcgtcctgggccgacttcagacgGAACGGTGTCGCCGACATtggtctgaaagcgtctgaggaaaacccgggaaaaacccGAGACGGCGCACTGGCGAGAGGGATCTCCTCCCAGTCTCCACGCGGTGGGCCAGCGCAAAGAATAACACAAGATAGTTCTCATTTATGTTAAATGGGCAGTTACAGGGCATAATCAAACAAGGACAAAAAGGCAAACTTACGAGCTGCATTTAAATTTTACAACTTAAAAGCTGTCGTTATAAAGGCTAATTGTTTGGTTCAAATTTTAGATGGCTAAAAAATTCCTCGTCATTGAAACATGCACATTTGTCTTTCAGTTCGTGCCCGCACACTAGTATGACACGCAAGCGACTAGCCCATAATATGTAATTCGCGTTTGGAATACGCGCTTTTCGCCGACCCATGCTGTATCATCACTCGCTGTAATACTATCTTTCTTCGGATGTGCAGCAAAATTTTATTCTCATTCCGGCACTATTAATAATTGATAATACAATCAACCAATATATCGTACGGTGAGAAAACGCCGTTGCAAATGTGGTGAGCTTTGTCCGGCTTCAACGCTGTGAGGGTGAGCGTTTGTCCGGGATTCCGTTACCGTTCCCTGAAATGATCTCATTGAAGTCCACCCAGGGTGTTATTTTTTGACAGTTCCTCTGACATCGATGCAATTTCAAAGTTCAAGCGTAAGTGCGATACTCATTAAAGCATCGGGACCGGGTGTTGATTCTACCCGAATTAGGTCCTAACATGTTCAAAATTTGACGACAGTCATCATTTTTTAACTATATGTTTGTTAGGGTAATGGTGCACGTGGACCATTGCCCGCAGAATAAAGAAATGCGCTGTGGGACACCAGCCCTAACAAATAGGAACTGTTGTGTTGTTGTACGTTGTttttccccattcatcgtcatCAATTTATCTCTTGTTGCTGTCAGGTTTTGGGTGCAAATACTAATAACTAGCGGAAATTCCGCACTGGCTATACTaggcttttttgtgtgtgctaaACCTTAAAATGGGCATAATGTACTCTAGGTAAAACACTGTCAGGTTTGGGGCGCAAATGCGAGCAGCTAGCGGAAATTACGCGACTATCACTCAATGCTTTTGGAAGAATTCATGGCCCATGAATGTCCTCTAAAAGAATGTAGGACATTTTTAACGCAGATGCCTACACTCAAAAGCCTCCCTGATAGAAACCCACACCTTCAAAAGTGAAGCCGACAAGTCGACAAGCCGACAACAGTATTCTGATTGGAATCACTAATCCCCAGGGAAGATTCTGGAGTATACCATTGACCTTCCACATTGAACTGCCGTGGCGGACAAGAAGCCGAGATAGGGTAGCTGAACTCATTTCCACCCGCACGTCAGCGCACACAGAGGAAACCGCCACTTTCCAATATACCTAAGGTCCTAATTTCCAGGAACCTGGAGCGGAAGCCTTTGTGGGTCCTGGTCTTAAAAGCGTAGCGTGCCACAAGCTGCTTCACTATTCTGCGTGTCTTTGCTCCAGAACGTCGTCATGTTCCCGCTGCAATCTTTCCCAGGTGTTGCGTGTGTTTTAATCTTGTTGTTCGCTATACGCGTAGTGTGTGGCACAGCAAACATCACAGTACCAGCCATCATGTTCCGCCTGTACAAGCACAACGCACTCGACGGCTGCAGTCAAGGTCCAGTTCTCAGCATTCTAACCAACAACTCTGGTGAGTGAGTTTACGTGTATCCTTACGATGCCTAACCAATGTATACTGCTCCGAAAGGATAACATCTTGTGTGTATCATTGCAATGTGACAACAATCCATACCTCAAAGTTTGTTGTCTCAATGCCATGATCCCTGGAGATGTCATATCGATGCACTGGTACAGTTGTCTCCGACGTAAGTCCCCGAATTATTATAATTGTTACTATCAGCTTTGTATTCGGCTTCCGTTTTAAACattactattcgcacagccctaatgGGTTCTTTTGCGATTTTTCtcatttttattttgctgcatATACATATTCAGTTAACGCCCCTTAAACTGAACATTAATATGAGCATCTTGACACGACCTGCCATGAACAGAACGTCAATGATTCAATATGAAAGATGATTTACCACTGGTCGATCGCTGTGCGAGCACATCTATGTAAATTAGAATGAGTAATCTTTCTGACATAGGTATTACTATAGAGGCCGTGGAGCAACTGCTCAGAAAGTCGCTCCCAAGTATGTTAAACGCTCATCTCAAATGCTCACACGCATGTGATTTTCAAGGGATAACCTACCGTGTCATGGCTAGTGAGCAGAGGCTATAAGGGcggccgatatttcgaacagaggacagcgaaatatcggcggctctcatTTCCTTAGCCGTTCGCTGGATTTGCTACCCTTCTACGTCCCCTACACCGTGTACCATAGGACCGTGCTCATGACTCTATCATTTATATTGTTCTAGATTTCCATCATACTCGTTTACGTGCTTTCTCGTCGTTGATTCTATATCAAACAACAAGAGAGCGACACGCTCCATGCATGTTGACTAAAACGTAATATTTATATTCGGAATGAGCCATTTAGTGGGCATATCTCTCTGGCCATGTCATCCCTTCAATTTTGTCTAAAATGCTGAGGTTTTTCCGTCATTACATTGTGAAACGGGATTGTTTTGAATAgtaagtatacagggtgtttcacgaaaaatatGCCAAAGCTTAAAAACAGAATggttcatcgcacaccaaaaaggcgaactgcatagtgttaccagtggtgtgaaGATACTCAGACTATgtttgttttgtaattaattaattaattagtgaaCTTAATTAGTCAGTTTTTAATTATGAGGATTAGAGCCAAATTGTGAATGGGAAAGCTGTAGCGGGCGATGCAACAACACGAAACCTGTTGATTGTaactttgtacctctaacggataccttttttttcctggctCCAAAAGACTAACTTTCGGGTTTGCAAAAAATCGACGCGGGTCCTGTCGCAGACGCGCTAAGGGTCAATGTCGAGCCAAAATGTCAAAATGTCACTGAGAACTGTGATTAGTCATCGTTCAATAACAGGACGGTCAAGAGCGCTGTGATCCGACGCTCTTCGCGCGTCTGCGACAGGTCCCATGTCGGTTTTTTGCAAACCAGAAAGTTACTCTTTGGAGccggaaaaaaaacaaaaatccgttagggatacaaagttgcaatcaacgggtttcgtgTCATTATAACGCGCGCTAGAACTTTCTCACCTGcattttggctctaatccttataattaaaaactgaCTAATTCATTTCaatgattaattaattaactacaaaacaaaaatagtttgagtatcttcacaccactggtaacactatgatGTTCGCctttttggtgtgcgatgaaccATTCTATTTTTTAACTGTGACTCATTTTTCGTGAATCACCATATAGTTTTGTAGTACTGGGTACGCACAAACGCAGCTAATTTTCGCGTTCCTGGAGACATGATTGGAATGTTAACATATTTTACGTCTCCGATGACTTCATTCGTGCCAGCGTATTGTGAGGTATATCATTAGTAAAAAACACATCTTTTACCTGCTTTGCTAAAAATGTGCTCCCACCGAAATGGCAAATTACactgggtgtttcacctaatgtGTCACAAAAGTCTGCTAAAAAGTCTACTTGTCTGAAAAGTATGGGGTCAGTAGTATCTTTGGGTATCTTCGGTGAACGGAGCTTTGCCACGCACTACTAGTCATGTGATCAAACATAATTTCCTCAATTATGAGAGAGTTTtaatgcatcgtacgctatcgcctttgcgtacgtaaggctaagggatagcgttggtggctctgcgcacgcgcaaaacataaagagagcttcgcgcagtgcgccgaaccaccacgctattccccACGAACGCAAATGCGatatagcgtacgatgcactaaaactcactatttgACAACCTAGGGTAATGTTTTCTTGCTAAAATCAACAAGCGGATTTATCCAAATCCATCGCAAGATACACTACCTATAGTTGAGTATCGATATCTCGTATAGAGAATGCGtgatttttctttcctttttttgtgtgtgtatgtgtgtgttagAATGCAAAGATTTTGTTACGTTCGAAAGCATTTATTTCAAATGATGTGCAACGGTGCGCAGACACTCCTCTCGTACTCGATTCGTTTCGACTGCCGAATAGACGACGTAGCGCATGTTCTTTTTCCTCGTGGCCAACCTCTGAATCGGCACTTCCACGCCGCGCAGCAAGGACTCAGGTGCGACAACGATGGCAGATTAACTTCCTCATTCATCCTCATTCACATTCATTGTCTTTGAAATTCTTTCTTACTGTATGTACAGGGTGATTCATTTTAATGGACACAGATTTTAGACAcagaacacagaaaatagacacGTTAATTTTTGCCGCCGTATGACTATGTATTTGTATTCCAAACTGACGGGCGCACAGTATGAGTCCAAAATTAGGCTTCCGGATGCTCCGCCCCCAGTAACTGATGAAATTAGATGTGTATGTATGTAAGCTTAATTTTGGGCTCATattgtgttgttggtggtggtacGATGTTTGAAGGAAGCTTAATTTTTGGCTCATATTGTAGGCCCCTCAGATGGGAATACGTTAGTCGCACGCGTATAAAGCAGCGCATTCTGCAAACAagaaaaatataataataagaagaatgCTCGAGCTCCTTAAAAACTCGACACCTAGAATATGGGTTTTGAAacgactcccccccccccccccttccctttgctcacacacacacacaaaagcgataaaaaaaaagatcggCTGGTAAAACGTAACAGGTGTCGAACCGAATTGCTTAGCCAACGTGAAAAACTGGGGGACACATGTGCTACCAATTGCATTGCGCATAATTAGAGGTGAACGTGGGTGCAATTATACCCGCAGATACCCGCGCAGTTGACTGCACTCTACACTTCTCCCGCATAAATTGGAGCGAAGTGTTACACCCTCTTGGGTCAGGACTCTGTTTTGTTGAATCATAATCAGAAGATAGCAGCATTGCAGCGGCCAGGACATAATTGCGATTTGAAGCGTATAGCACAATATTAGGGCTTGGCTGCGTGTTGAACGTTCCAAAAGTTATTCCGTAATTCTTGCATCAATTTTGTCGCTCTTTTTCAACAGAGGCCACAGAGGACGGAGCCATGACGTACACTTTTGATGTCACCTACGACGAAGCAGAGCGGCCCCAACGACTGCATATCGCCTTGGAGCTTCCCCGCGAGTGCAATCGCTTCTCAAGACAGCAACGCATGCTCAATGTTCGAGTTTCCAGCTGGAACTCTAGCCTCTCCCTTCTATTTCGACGTCGCAGCGCCGCCTACATCGCACCCATACCTCATTTTCTGCCCCAGAATGGCACCACCTTACGTGTCCTGGTACAGAACACGACAACGCAGCTTCCCTGTCCACTGAGCTCAGCGAGGGCTACACTCATAATCAACTACCCGGAGTGTACAGCCGCAGAACAGTCTACTCGCCCGCGACGTAGCCACTCAAGGACCTCCAGGGCGAAGCAACAcgcaggacatctttctggagcGACTCCTAGGTGGCGTTCAGCCGGTCGGAAATCGTTTCCCAGTGCATGCTCCCTGAGACCCCTCTACGTTGACTTACAAGAAATTGGATGGGGTGATTGGGTGATCGCACCTCGAGGGTTCTTCGCCCAACAGTGCACAGGCAGGTGTACATTTCCTATGAGTGATCGGGATATGACATCCCACTCAGCAATACAATCGCTCCTGCACAACGTGATCCCCGACGTGCCACCTGCATGCTGCGTTCCCGTCAAACACAAGTCGCTCAGCATGCTCTTCTTCGACTCCCGAGGACACATAGTGCTCAAGAAGATTACCAACATGATAGCGACCTCTTGTGGCTGCCGCTAAGAACGGACGGATTAATCAGAAAGCTGCATTGCATTTCcatgagcccccccccccccccttttcgaCCCAGACTGTGACAACAAACGCACACCTTCCGATCCTCCCTCCGTTTGCAGACGCTCCAAGTGTTTATTGGTCGAGAAGGCTTACAGTACTAGATAGTTTCCAATCCTGTAGTAGTTCCTAATGGCAAGATTTATTAGATTTTGCAACTGTAGCAAGTTGGGATTGTCGGTGAACTGTCACATTGAGGAATACCAGCGCGGAGGAAACAACGGACATAGCAGACACAACACACTTCTTTGTTTATCTTCGTGCCTGCTACTTTGTACATCGTTCCCTTCGCGCTAGTATTCCTCAATATATTTATTATATGTTTCGCCATCCTTACAGAATCAAATTGATCTTCGGTAACATCTGTTCGAAGGGCGCACAACACAGTGAAATGACGGAAATAATTGAAATGCTGAACTAAATAGTAATAAATGATACTGCTGACTTCCCTTTTTCCGATACAGTTCATCAACGTGCTGATAACTCTGGTTTCAAATCAGTTATTACTACTCTGTAGACTCCTCACCCTCTGGCACATCATGTTGTTCGCATTTTTCTTCTATGCAGCCCTCGAGCGCCGTTTATCAGTATCGAAAATGACCCAACAATAGACATTTCTTCGATGTCGTTTTtgtcccgcctgtgttgtgtAGCTTCCGAGGTATCAGCTCTCACTGTTTCTGCTGTACAGCAATCAAATACCTCCCAGTGAGCTTGCTCAATTTCACGGTCATCACGTATGTGCCTGGGACATATATGTACATATTTCATCTGTGTCGTTAAGTCATGAAGTGTAGAATTTCTTATCACATTGTACAAACATCGTCATATTGTGTGTAGCTAATAAAAGTTCGTATTTTGTAGTGACAACTGACTCATCTTTTATTGTAAATTCATCTGTAACATGCTTTGTTCATACAGAGTTTATacctcaaacgtcgccacaccagcactggacggCCGGCTTTATTGGGCCATCGATCAGCATTGCACACGTCATTGCAAACATCATTATAGGCAATTTTAGTTACGCTTGCAGGTTGCTGGGAAAATGTGGGTATATCCGCACGGCGTCCGCGGTTAGCGCGGGTGCACCAGCATCACACGCCGCGGGTTGCGCGTATACGGGCACGAATCTACTTATCCACGCTCACCTCTACGCATGATCCCCTCTGCTTCGGTCCTACTCCCCTTGTGAACCTTTTCAGTTTCCTTTGGGTTGTACAGGTGCACGATTCCCCCGATTCCCCTGGGCCGAAACAACCGGCTCATCTCCACCACCCCCAATACACCCGTCGCATTTCCCCCGCCTTGGTGCAGTCACCCGCAGAGGTTGCAACAGAAGAATTGTTTCGGAGGGTAAAGATTATTTTCACATTAAACATTGTGTCATTTGTGAGTCCGTTTTTTCTCCTGCCTTGTTGCTATGTTGCCAAACGAGCGAGTTTCAGAGCGAGTACTGGAAAGCGACGCGAGGACGGGGACTCGCTCCCTGTGACTATCGCTCAGCGATAAAGCATCTGGCGCCTCTGTTCCCAAAAATGTATTCGTAAGGTAGATGTAGATAGATATCAATTTTAATTACGTTACGTATCCACGTACAGTATGTTTCACCTTAtatgataaaaaattctaactggagacatactcgccggaggattgtgtgactttcggtaattaccttctgggaagttttgccgccatttaggaaggctttggataatttttaattgagggaaatttattttttcaattcaactttgaaaattgccaagcgaacctcattttttttttacagaaatatgaagtcctcaaCGGATAatcacagacccaacaaaaactatgtacagtatcgcaacagaaatagtctaaaaaatagtaaaaattccgctttagcccccCGATTGATTGTGGCAAAGAAGAACGCACTGAAGGTGCGTGGAGGGGCCGAAGTGTTCCCTCTTGTTACCTTTcattcccccgctttgaccttgaggCTGAGGACAACCGaattatcacaaagaaggcaaaacaaatgtaAGCTGGGACATTTCGTCCTCTAGAGTCTAGACGTtcatttcgcgcgcgcttctttgcgaaaatcaagcaggcggggctaaagggtaatttttgcaatttttttttcgactatttctgttccGATACTgtacatagtttttgttgggtctgcggttattcgtggaggacttcatatttctgtaaaaaaaagtaaggttcgcttggcaattttcaaagttcaattgaaaaaaaaagtttcccacaattaaaaattgttcaaaggtgccaaaagtttccagaatgtaattgccgaaagtcccacaatcctccggcgagtacgccGCCAGTTGGAGGGtattgtttccaatgcagcccccagtAGACGGATCGAGGATTTTAGGTACCAGAAACAGAATCGGAAACGATGTTatttcggtaaccaaccctgaATTTAAACACTCCGTGAATATACCTTGTTGTTAGTGCAA includes these proteins:
- the LOC135389070 gene encoding uncharacterized protein LOC135389070, which encodes MSATPFRLKSAQDALVPHRSRSITLADFSSYILNALAFVPCSIVPEGLELLRRIAAEDMVDLLDYFDATYVDGTFRSLTAGSGSLLTRMRRRRPDFPPPVWNVLDATLQDGDRTNNACEAWNNGFAKIVGQSHPSIWKLIECLQDDQAVADTTLLQATIGNSPAKRVKRETVRLQGRLKHLCQDYLNHGDLLRHLEAVGSCIRL
- the LOC135389143 gene encoding bone morphogenetic protein 2-A-like produces the protein MTYTFDVTYDEAERPQRLHIALELPRECNRFSRQQRMLNVRVSSWNSSLSLLFRRRSAAYIAPIPHFLPQNGTTLRVLVQNTTTQLPCPLSSARATLIINYPECTAAEQSTRPRRSHSRTSRAKQHAGHLSGATPRWRSAGRKSFPSACSLRPLYVDLQEIGWGDWVIAPRGFFAQQCTGRCTFPMSDRDMTSHSAIQSLLHNVIPDVPPACCVPVKHKSLSMLFFDSRGHIVLKKITNMIATSCGCR